A single region of the Coregonus clupeaformis isolate EN_2021a chromosome 40, ASM2061545v1, whole genome shotgun sequence genome encodes:
- the LOC121555088 gene encoding translation machinery-associated protein 7-like yields the protein MDDDEMAFKQKQKEDQKALEALKTKAAGKGPLTGGGIKKSGKK from the coding sequence aTGGATGATGATGAAATGGCCTTCAAACAGAAGCAGAAAGAAGACCAGAAAGCCTTGGAGGCATTGAAGACGAAAGCAGCAGGAAAGGGACCTCTAACTGGTGGAGGAATCAAGAAGTCTGGAAAGAAGTGA